One window from the genome of Gadus morhua chromosome 16, gadMor3.0, whole genome shotgun sequence encodes:
- the gpr4 gene encoding G-protein coupled receptor 4 — MCNISFCEVDSKVDQYFQPTLYIIVIVLGLPTNCMALWAAYMQVRQRNELGIYLINLSVADLLYIATLPLWIDYFLQHDHWIHGEESCKLFGFIFYTNIYVSIAFLCCISLDRYLAVAYPMRFAKVRRIKTAILVSALVWICEIVANSAPLFHNELFQDRFNHTFCFEKYPMQEWVAGMNLYRTFLGFLAPWTAMLVAYRGILVAVRCNVSTEREEKAKIQRLALSLILIVLFCFGPYHVLLLWRSVLFLNKPCDCGNEESMFAAYHVSLALTSLNCVADPILYCFVNEGARHDVGRALTSLVDAVCNRRRGRRKGSGSPSHADADADFLNAANSVSVETPLSAKKQPCVYADGTKAGGYKTELVALKEECLQMTILSGRK; from the exons ATGTGCAACATCTCGTTCTGTGAAGTGGACAGCAAGGTGGACCAGTACTTCCAGCCCACCCTCtacatcatcgtcatcgtcctggGCCTCCCCACCAACTGTATGGCCCTGTGGGCCGCGTACATGCAG gTGCGGCAGCGCAACGAGCTGGGCATCTACCTGATCAACCTGTCGGTGGCCGACCTGCTGTACATCGCCACGCTGCCGCTGTGGATCGACTACTTCCTGCAGCACGACCACTGGATCCACGGCGAGGAGAGCTGCAAGCTGTTCGGCTTCATCTTCTACACCAACATCTACGTCAGCATCGCCTTCCTGTGCTGCATCTCGCTGGACCGCTACCTGGCCGTGGCCTACCCCATGCGCTTCGCCAAGGTCCGCCGGATCAAAACAG CCATCTTGGTGAGCGCGCTGGTCTGGATCTGCGAGATCGTGGCCAACTCGGCGCCGCTCTTCCACAACGAGCTGTTCCAGGACCGCTTCAACCACACCTTCTGCTTCGAGAAGTACCCCATGCAGGAGTGGGTGGCGGGCATGAACCTCTACCGCACCTTCCTGGGCTTCCTGGCGCCCTGGACGGCCATGCTGGTGGCGTACCGGGGCATCCTGGTGGCGGTGCGCTGCAACGTGTCCACCGAGCGCGAGGAGAAGGCCAAGATCCAGCGGCTGGCGCTcagcctcatcctcatcgtgCTCTTCTGCTTCGGGCCGTACCacgtgctgctgctgtggcgcAGCGTGCTCTTCCTCAACAAGCCGTGCGACTGCGGCAACGAGGAGAGCATGTTCGCCGCCTACCACGTGTCGCTGGCGCTTACCAGCCTCAACTGCGTGGCCGACCCCATCCTGTACTGCTTCGTCAACGAGGGGGCGCGGCACGACGTGGGCCGGGCGCTGACCTCGCTGGTGGACGCCGTGTGCAACCGCCGCCGCGGCCGCCGCAAGGGCTCCGGCTCGCCGTCGCACGCCGACGCCGACGCCGACTTCCTCAACGCGGCCAACTCCGTCTCGGTGGAGACGCCGCTGTCGGCCAAGAAGCAGCCGTGCGTGTACGCCGACGGCACCAAGGCCGGCGGCTACAAGACGGAGCTGGTGGCGCTGAAGGAGGAGTGTCTGCAGATGACCATCCTCAGCGGGAGGAAGTAA